The following are from one region of the Lacinutrix sp. Bg11-31 genome:
- a CDS encoding acyl-CoA thioesterase — MKSTEELINASETKIFKAIFPNTTNHYNTLFGGTALHMMDEASFICATRFSRKKVVTISTDKIDFEKPIPEGTIIELVARIYKVGNTSCTVKVDIFMEHMQSYNRELTVTGYFKFVAVNAQMKPIPILG; from the coding sequence ATGAAATCTACCGAAGAATTAATTAACGCATCAGAAACTAAAATTTTTAAAGCCATTTTTCCAAACACAACAAATCACTACAACACATTATTTGGCGGAACTGCTTTACACATGATGGATGAAGCATCTTTTATTTGTGCTACTAGATTTAGTAGAAAAAAGGTGGTTACAATATCTACAGATAAAATAGATTTCGAAAAACCAATCCCAGAAGGCACAATTATTGAACTTGTTGCTAGAATTTACAAAGTAGGAAACACAAGTTGTACGGTAAAAGTTGATATTTTCATGGAACACATGCAAAGTTACAATCGAGAATTAACAGTAACTGGATACTTTAAGTTCGTGGCAGTCAACGCACAAATGAAACCAATTCCCATTTTAGGATAA
- a CDS encoding NAD(P)H-dependent oxidoreductase, with the protein MNVIEALKWRYATKSFDKDKMVSKEKLDIILKAFNLTATSYGLQPLKLLVIENKKLQKDLVSCSMNQEQVAQASQVLVICIETLIDKAFIENYFSLVKSIRNTPDAILNPFKDFLIDDFESKSESEIIEWSIKQAYIALGNLLTVCALEGIDACPMEGFDPTEYDKILNLKFKGLQSVLVLPIGYRAADDFMAELKKVRKDFNDSVIVM; encoded by the coding sequence ATGAACGTAATTGAAGCACTAAAATGGCGTTATGCGACAAAATCTTTTGATAAGGACAAAATGGTTTCTAAAGAGAAATTAGATATTATTTTGAAGGCTTTTAATTTAACAGCAACTTCATATGGTTTGCAACCTTTAAAATTGTTAGTAATTGAAAATAAGAAGTTGCAAAAAGATTTGGTTTCTTGTTCAATGAACCAAGAGCAAGTTGCACAAGCTTCTCAGGTTTTAGTAATCTGTATTGAAACTCTAATTGATAAAGCATTTATTGAAAACTATTTTAGTTTAGTTAAGTCTATTAGAAACACACCTGATGCCATTTTAAATCCTTTTAAAGATTTTTTAATTGATGATTTTGAAAGTAAATCAGAAAGCGAAATTATAGAATGGTCTATAAAACAGGCATATATTGCATTAGGAAATTTGCTGACTGTTTGTGCTTTAGAGGGAATTGATGCTTGCCCAATGGAAGGCTTTGATCCAACAGAATATGATAAAATTTTAAATTTGAAATTTAAAGGATTACAATCTGTTTTAGTATTGCCTATTGGTTATAGAGCAGCAGATGATTTTATGGCTGAACTTAAAAAAGTTCGTAAAGATTTTAATGATAGTGTGATTGTAATGTAG
- a CDS encoding thioredoxin family protein, protein MKKVFFLFFLCVSLIGFSQDDEEYSNLNWLTDFDSAKKESSSSKKPILIYFTGSDWCGPCKMLKKDFFNTEAFEAKAENFVLLMIDMPRRLDIITPEQKKKNKVLVKKYNQKGGYPNLVALNNNLSVIGELSGYTFLRETDRHFAFIDMLIKK, encoded by the coding sequence ATGAAAAAAGTGTTTTTTTTATTTTTCCTATGTGTTTCTTTAATTGGCTTCTCTCAAGATGATGAGGAGTATTCAAATCTTAATTGGTTAACAGATTTTGATTCAGCTAAAAAAGAATCTTCTTCATCTAAAAAGCCAATACTTATATATTTTACAGGAAGTGATTGGTGTGGACCTTGTAAAATGCTGAAAAAGGATTTTTTTAACACTGAAGCTTTTGAAGCAAAAGCAGAAAATTTCGTTTTATTAATGATTGATATGCCTAGAAGACTAGATATTATAACACCTGAACAAAAAAAGAAAAATAAAGTATTAGTAAAAAAATACAATCAAAAAGGAGGCTACCCAAATCTAGTAGCATTAAATAATAATTTAAGTGTTATTGGTGAATTATCTGGTTATACCTTTTTAAGAGAAACAGATAGACATTTTGCTTTTATTGATATGCTTATAAAAAAATAA
- a CDS encoding DegT/DnrJ/EryC1/StrS aminotransferase family protein, with translation MPGFERFGDLEREELQDVLDNGVLMRYGFDGMRNGHWKAKALEAELKNTLESDYVQLVSNGTSAVSVALASAGVGAGDEVIMPTFTFVASFEAILLLGAIPVLVDIDDTLGLDAKAVEAAITSKTKAVMVVQMCGSMANMNALSQVCTKHNLLLVEDACQAIGGRYNNKPLGSIGDLGCFSFDFVKTVTCGEGGAVITNNKEYYINADGFSDHGHDHIGSDRGAETHPFLGYNFRISELHAAVGLAQIKRLPEFLAVQKKNYTILKEALSEIPEVTFRTVPEGGEESYAFFNFFLPDLETARKTIDAFKENGVDVCWNYFDNNWHYVRKWNHLKDAKSLFPLSKDIKDALSLLSEKTFTQSDHYIGRNISCLIKLSWTEEEVKLRAEKMKDAILKSL, from the coding sequence ATGCCAGGATTTGAACGCTTTGGAGATTTAGAAAGAGAAGAACTACAAGATGTATTAGATAATGGTGTTTTAATGCGTTATGGTTTTGATGGTATGCGTAATGGACATTGGAAAGCAAAAGCATTAGAGGCAGAACTAAAAAATACATTAGAAAGCGATTACGTTCAATTAGTTTCTAATGGAACATCTGCAGTTTCTGTAGCATTAGCAAGTGCTGGTGTTGGAGCAGGAGATGAAGTGATTATGCCTACATTTACCTTTGTTGCTAGTTTTGAGGCTATTCTATTATTAGGAGCAATTCCTGTTTTAGTTGATATTGATGATACTTTAGGCTTAGATGCTAAAGCAGTAGAAGCAGCAATTACATCTAAAACAAAAGCTGTAATGGTTGTGCAAATGTGCGGAAGTATGGCGAATATGAATGCTTTATCTCAAGTTTGTACTAAACACAATTTACTTTTAGTTGAAGATGCTTGTCAAGCAATTGGTGGACGTTATAATAATAAACCATTAGGAAGCATAGGTGATTTAGGTTGTTTTTCTTTCGATTTTGTAAAGACAGTTACTTGTGGAGAAGGTGGAGCAGTGATAACGAACAATAAAGAGTATTATATAAATGCTGATGGTTTTAGCGATCATGGTCATGACCATATTGGAAGTGATAGAGGAGCAGAAACTCATCCGTTTTTGGGCTATAATTTTAGAATTTCAGAATTACATGCAGCTGTTGGTTTAGCACAAATTAAACGCTTGCCTGAGTTTTTAGCTGTTCAGAAAAAAAACTATACAATACTAAAAGAGGCTTTATCTGAAATTCCAGAAGTTACTTTTAGAACAGTACCTGAAGGAGGAGAAGAAAGTTACGCCTTTTTTAATTTCTTTTTACCAGATTTAGAAACAGCAAGAAAAACAATTGATGCTTTTAAAGAAAATGGAGTAGATGTATGTTGGAATTACTTTGACAATAATTGGCATTACGTGAGAAAATGGAACCATTTAAAAGATGCTAAATCTTTATTTCCTTTATCTAAAGATATTAAAGATGCTTTAAGCTTGTTAAGTGAAAAGACGTTTACTCAAAGTGACCATTATATTGGACGAAACATATCGTGCCTTATTAAATTGTCTTGGACTGAAGAAGAGGTTAAATTGCGTGCAGAAAAAATGAAAGATGCGATATTAAAATCGCTCTAA
- a CDS encoding hemagglutinin protein, translated as MKTIFVILLVWSYSFSSVAQSIEKFSIDSGGASTITPTIQMVYTIGEVNAAERATATVKISEGFLSRFIKIKINPKVFLQGASLNPETVGLMNDDLRDLGLLPTTSPFGDGKTVDVSVFNLGGTTSLGEFEDDIVDWIWLEFRNETDVSQIIKGTSVLLQRDGDIVALDGVSDISLGMVPKNYYVVLQHRNHLGVMSANPIAVTEIGTAINFTENTTPTFGSNAQVALANGDLALWTGDTNYNGEIRFSGSDNDSNIIKDAVLNDPSNGFNSATYTSTGYLLIDLDLSGGGRFSGSNNDSNIIKDNVLQHPNNGFNSPTFTINTTVPVGN; from the coding sequence ATGAAAACAATATTTGTCATATTACTCGTTTGGAGTTACAGCTTTAGTAGTGTTGCTCAAAGTATCGAAAAATTTAGTATTGATAGTGGAGGAGCTTCAACTATTACGCCAACTATTCAAATGGTTTATACCATTGGAGAAGTAAATGCAGCAGAACGTGCTACTGCAACAGTTAAAATTTCAGAAGGTTTTCTATCTCGTTTTATTAAAATTAAAATCAATCCTAAAGTATTTCTTCAAGGTGCATCACTAAACCCGGAAACAGTAGGATTAATGAATGATGATTTAAGAGATTTAGGATTACTTCCTACAACATCACCTTTTGGAGATGGTAAAACGGTAGATGTTAGTGTCTTTAACCTTGGAGGAACTACTAGTCTTGGAGAATTTGAGGATGACATTGTAGATTGGATTTGGTTAGAATTTAGAAATGAAACAGATGTGTCTCAAATTATTAAAGGAACATCAGTTTTATTACAACGCGACGGAGACATTGTTGCTTTGGATGGCGTTTCAGATATTTCTTTAGGTATGGTTCCTAAAAACTATTATGTGGTATTACAACACAGAAACCATTTGGGTGTTATGAGCGCTAATCCTATTGCTGTAACCGAAATAGGTACTGCCATTAATTTTACAGAGAACACAACTCCTACTTTTGGTAGTAATGCTCAAGTTGCGTTAGCGAATGGTGATTTAGCTTTGTGGACAGGAGACACCAATTATAATGGTGAAATACGTTTTTCAGGATCTGATAATGATAGTAATATTATTAAAGATGCTGTTTTAAATGATCCATCAAACGGCTTTAATTCTGCCACTTACACATCTACTGGTTATTTGCTTATTGATTTAGATTTATCTGGAGGAGGTCGTTTTTCAGGATCTAATAATGATAGCAATATTATTAAAGATAACGTTTTGCAGCATCCTAATAACGGATTCAATTCACCAACATTTACTATAAATACAACTGTTCCTGTAGGGAACTAA
- a CDS encoding T9SS type A sorting domain-containing protein: MKTFYSILVLLFITANSYAQTYSYGIVNTDNYNFKVVAIPDFDASTDASDMGFTLTLPAGIADITNTSSLLPSRIWTMQQFDAAFLTSQGLGDGSRDVFQFNNPPGQSLIAHTSGEQIDLVSFSVSTMPTTGEMTFLDNTDPVATGAAGVLDSFYNSNIDNTTTQDYFGGYDPSFTSIMFNTLGINEEEITQVFIKVFPNPTKDSIAIKSTKSIGLAKLFDITGKQVMIVEQPSKISLGKLPSGVYILKLETEHTTVVKRIIKE; the protein is encoded by the coding sequence ATGAAAACTTTTTACTCAATTTTAGTACTTCTTTTTATAACTGCAAACAGTTATGCTCAAACTTATTCTTACGGAATAGTTAATACCGATAATTACAATTTTAAAGTAGTAGCCATTCCGGATTTCGATGCTAGTACAGATGCATCAGATATGGGATTTACATTAACATTACCAGCAGGTATTGCAGATATTACCAATACAAGTAGTTTATTACCTTCACGTATATGGACTATGCAACAATTTGATGCTGCTTTTTTAACAAGTCAAGGGTTAGGAGATGGAAGCAGAGATGTGTTTCAATTTAATAATCCACCAGGACAATCACTTATTGCACATACTTCAGGTGAACAAATAGATTTAGTTTCTTTTTCGGTTAGTACTATGCCAACTACTGGAGAAATGACTTTTTTAGATAATACAGATCCTGTTGCTACAGGAGCAGCAGGCGTTTTAGATAGTTTTTACAACTCTAATATTGACAATACAACCACACAAGATTATTTTGGAGGTTATGATCCTAGTTTTACTTCTATAATGTTTAATACTCTAGGTATTAACGAAGAAGAAATAACTCAGGTTTTTATTAAAGTATTTCCAAATCCAACTAAGGATTCTATTGCAATTAAATCTACTAAATCTATTGGTTTAGCTAAACTTTTTGATATTACTGGTAAACAAGTTATGATTGTTGAGCAACCTTCAAAAATATCTTTAGGAAAATTGCCTTCTGGTGTATATATATTAAAGTTAGAAACAGAACACACTACAGTTGTAAAACGCATTATAAAGGAATAA
- the ribB gene encoding 3,4-dihydroxy-2-butanone-4-phosphate synthase, translating to MITKTEPKVAFKLNTIQEAISDIKAGKIIIVVDDEDRENEGDFLAAAELVTPEMINFMATHGRGLICAPLTEDRCKDLGLHMMVTNNTDPMETAFTVSVDLKGQGVTTGISAGDRALTVKALVKKDTKPFDLARPGHIFPLVAKEGGVLRRTGHTEAAIDFARLAGLQPAGVIVEIMNEDGTMARLPQLVEVAKKFDLKLVSIEDLVAYRMDHDSLIEKKEDFNIETRFGSFRLRAYQQTTNNQVHIALTKGDWATNEPVLTRVNSTLINNDILGTLTNNADKKLDDMFRVISKEGKGAILFINQQSQSLNLLKRLSLLKENQTEGTIAKAPAIAMDNKDFGIGAQILHDLNIHKLKLISNTQQTKRVGMIGYGLEIVEYVKY from the coding sequence ATGATTACTAAAACCGAACCAAAAGTGGCGTTTAAATTAAATACAATTCAAGAAGCGATTAGCGATATTAAAGCTGGAAAAATTATTATCGTTGTCGATGATGAAGACAGAGAAAACGAAGGCGATTTTTTAGCTGCTGCTGAATTAGTAACTCCTGAAATGATTAATTTCATGGCTACTCATGGACGTGGTTTAATTTGTGCACCTTTAACCGAAGACCGTTGTAAAGACTTAGGCTTACACATGATGGTGACTAATAACACAGATCCTATGGAAACTGCATTTACGGTTTCGGTAGATTTAAAAGGTCAAGGTGTAACTACAGGGATTTCGGCTGGAGATCGTGCTTTAACAGTAAAAGCTTTAGTAAAAAAAGACACAAAACCTTTCGACTTAGCAAGACCAGGTCATATTTTTCCTTTAGTTGCAAAAGAAGGTGGTGTTTTACGCAGAACAGGACATACAGAAGCTGCAATAGATTTCGCACGTTTAGCAGGTTTACAACCAGCTGGTGTGATTGTAGAAATTATGAACGAAGATGGTACAATGGCTAGATTACCACAACTTGTTGAAGTGGCCAAAAAGTTCGATTTAAAATTAGTTTCTATCGAAGATTTAGTGGCTTATAGAATGGACCATGATTCTTTAATAGAAAAGAAAGAAGACTTTAATATTGAAACACGCTTTGGAAGTTTTAGACTAAGAGCTTACCAACAAACTACTAACAACCAAGTACATATTGCGCTTACAAAAGGAGATTGGGCAACTAATGAACCTGTATTAACTAGAGTTAATTCTACTTTAATAAACAATGATATTTTAGGAACACTTACCAATAATGCAGATAAAAAATTAGACGATATGTTTCGTGTAATAAGCAAAGAAGGAAAAGGAGCTATATTATTTATAAACCAACAATCTCAGTCTTTAAACTTATTGAAACGTTTGAGTCTTTTAAAAGAAAACCAAACCGAAGGTACAATAGCAAAAGCTCCTGCAATTGCTATGGATAATAAAGACTTTGGTATTGGTGCTCAAATTTTACACGATTTAAACATACATAAACTAAAATTAATCTCTAACACGCAACAAACCAAACGTGTTGGGATGATTGGTTACGGATTAGAGATTGTAGAATATGTTAAATATTAA
- a CDS encoding LptF/LptG family permease, whose product MLIFVLQAIWLYIKELAGKDLDVATVLKFLFYITPTLIPLILPLTILLSSIMVFGNFAENYEFAAMKSTGISLQRAMASLSVFIVFLSITTFFFSNNIIPRAEYESYNLRKNIAKVKPAMAIAEGQFNQIVENFNIKVAKKTGDRGQFLEDVVIHKGQAKKPGNHVTIIAQTGELVSAEDSDVLKLILFDGYYYNDTPPNKHKEKVKKPFVRSKFKKYTMNIDLSQLGGVDLDEKNTDNKYTMLAIGDLKYTTDSLILERKKEFDKFGTTLYNRTNIATLNLSVETKKDTIYTKNIIDLFNTKQKVQLLDYAINAATSTKQIVTAKESNIKGKTIWLNRHIIALHEKFALAIACIILFFVGAPLGALIRKGGLGLPMVIAIVIFLSYHFIGIFAKNSARDGSFNPALASWFSTLIMLPLSIYLTSRATKDRGLLETDGLLEPLKKFFKIKTKKTEFSTRVFNVNSNDYDIIKKLDDNKLIAIVKNYRDFGYTVEHKNTAISILTSRGITRQELKMAGHLNNDFFEEAKTLRNDYAEDSKLALILYSIGLVLILGGRILINNKLSAAGNTLFVIGIIAFLIFIFALTKSFSKHTNLYKHLGKNNSINGVLFAIVGLPLYFIFYFIQKKQIKKDLNAIEFGNTSNSEKINKSETVKSIIKTPINQEQKSLIKAAIGTLILAILFVVLHFVFANNKLAHYASASVQLSIISFIISIFYLIKNMQIKKNVSTIEYNNNSDQETINESKSNVNSTITFVKKENKYLIKSSIGIFILAILLVVLHFVFTNNMLPHYASAAMQLSIISFIISIFYFIKSKLK is encoded by the coding sequence ATGCTGATTTTTGTATTACAGGCTATTTGGTTATATATCAAAGAATTGGCAGGTAAAGATTTAGATGTAGCAACAGTTTTAAAATTTCTGTTCTACATTACTCCTACCCTAATTCCACTAATTTTACCGCTTACAATACTTCTCTCTTCCATCATGGTTTTTGGTAATTTTGCCGAAAATTATGAGTTTGCAGCAATGAAATCTACAGGTATTTCATTACAACGTGCAATGGCTAGTTTGAGTGTTTTTATTGTGTTTTTAAGTATTACTACCTTCTTTTTTAGTAATAACATTATTCCAAGAGCAGAATACGAAAGTTATAATCTACGGAAGAACATTGCAAAAGTAAAACCTGCAATGGCAATAGCAGAGGGACAATTTAACCAAATTGTTGAAAATTTCAATATTAAAGTAGCTAAGAAAACTGGTGATCGTGGACAGTTTTTAGAAGATGTTGTTATCCATAAAGGACAAGCAAAAAAACCAGGGAACCATGTTACCATAATTGCACAAACTGGAGAACTAGTAAGCGCTGAAGATTCAGATGTTTTAAAGCTTATTCTTTTTGATGGTTATTATTATAATGATACACCTCCAAACAAACATAAAGAAAAAGTAAAAAAACCCTTTGTAAGAAGTAAGTTTAAGAAGTATACGATGAATATAGATTTATCGCAACTTGGTGGTGTAGATTTAGACGAAAAAAACACTGATAACAAATACACCATGCTTGCTATTGGTGATTTAAAATACACAACAGATTCTCTTATTTTAGAACGAAAAAAAGAGTTCGATAAATTTGGAACTACCTTATATAACAGAACCAATATAGCAACTCTAAATCTATCTGTTGAAACAAAAAAAGACACTATTTATACTAAAAATATTATAGATCTCTTTAATACCAAACAAAAAGTACAATTACTAGATTATGCAATAAATGCTGCTACTAGTACAAAACAAATAGTTACTGCTAAAGAATCCAACATAAAAGGAAAAACTATTTGGTTAAACAGACATATAATAGCTTTACATGAAAAATTTGCTTTAGCAATTGCATGTATTATTTTATTTTTTGTTGGTGCTCCTTTAGGTGCATTAATTAGAAAAGGTGGTTTGGGATTACCAATGGTGATAGCAATTGTTATCTTTTTAAGCTACCATTTTATTGGTATCTTTGCAAAAAACAGCGCAAGAGACGGCTCGTTTAATCCTGCTTTAGCTTCTTGGTTTTCTACTCTTATTATGCTACCATTGAGTATCTATTTAACTAGTAGAGCAACTAAAGACAGAGGCTTACTAGAAACAGATGGGTTGCTAGAACCACTTAAAAAGTTCTTCAAAATTAAAACAAAGAAAACTGAATTTAGTACTAGAGTTTTCAATGTAAATTCTAACGATTATGATATTATTAAAAAGCTAGACGATAATAAGCTTATTGCAATTGTTAAAAATTATAGAGACTTCGGTTATACAGTAGAGCATAAAAATACTGCAATTTCTATTTTAACATCTAGAGGTATTACCAGACAAGAACTTAAAATGGCTGGGCATTTAAATAATGATTTCTTTGAAGAAGCTAAAACTTTAAGAAACGATTATGCTGAAGATTCTAAACTAGCATTAATTCTTTATAGCATAGGGCTCGTTCTAATTCTTGGAGGTCGAATTTTAATCAACAATAAGCTCTCAGCAGCAGGAAACACCTTATTTGTTATAGGAATTATTGCATTTTTAATTTTTATATTTGCACTTACAAAATCTTTCTCTAAGCATACAAATCTCTATAAGCATTTAGGTAAAAACAATAGTATTAATGGTGTTCTATTTGCCATAGTAGGTTTGCCTTTATATTTTATTTTCTATTTTATTCAGAAAAAACAAATTAAAAAAGATTTGAATGCTATTGAATTTGGCAACACTAGCAATTCTGAAAAAATTAATAAATCGGAAACGGTTAAGTCAATAATTAAAACACCAATAAATCAAGAACAGAAATCACTAATTAAAGCTGCAATTGGAACTTTAATTTTAGCAATACTATTTGTAGTTCTTCATTTTGTTTTTGCTAATAATAAGCTTGCTCATTATGCTTCAGCTTCAGTACAATTAAGTATTATTTCTTTTATAATAAGCATTTTCTATCTTATCAAGAATATGCAAATTAAAAAAAACGTAAGCACTATTGAATATAATAATAACAGTGACCAAGAAACGATTAACGAATCTAAATCTAACGTTAATTCCACTATAACATTTGTAAAAAAAGAAAACAAATATTTGATTAAATCTTCAATTGGAATCTTTATTTTGGCAATATTATTAGTTGTTCTTCATTTTGTATTTACTAATAATATGTTACCACATTATGCTTCGGCAGCAATGCAATTAAGTATTATTTCATTTATAATAAGCATTTTCTACTTTATTAAAAGTAAATTAAAATAG
- a CDS encoding outer membrane lipoprotein carrier protein LolA, protein MKKVLLVLALIISGVTFAQNDAKAKTLLNEVSTKVKGYNNIAIDFKYVLENISENIKQETRGDVTMQGDKYKLNILGVTRVFDGKNLHTISPEDEEVTISKETGSEEGTVTPSKMLSFYEDGFTYKMDIVQKIKGRQIQYVKLYSMDSNASIKYILLGIDVETKHIYNLIEIGKNGTKTTLTVNSFKTNEPISKTLFIFDESKYKDYFINKLD, encoded by the coding sequence ATGAAAAAAGTATTACTAGTATTAGCTTTAATTATTTCAGGTGTAACATTTGCACAAAATGATGCTAAAGCAAAAACATTATTAAATGAAGTGTCAACCAAAGTAAAAGGTTACAACAATATTGCTATAGATTTTAAATATGTTTTAGAAAATATTTCAGAAAACATAAAACAAGAAACGCGTGGAGACGTTACCATGCAAGGTGATAAATACAAATTAAATATTCTTGGTGTTACTAGAGTATTCGATGGTAAAAACCTGCATACTATTAGCCCAGAAGATGAAGAAGTTACTATTTCTAAAGAAACTGGAAGCGAAGAAGGTACTGTTACTCCAAGTAAAATGTTATCGTTTTACGAAGATGGCTTTACTTATAAAATGGATATTGTTCAAAAAATAAAAGGAAGGCAAATTCAATACGTAAAATTATATTCTATGGATTCTAACGCAAGTATAAAATATATTCTTTTAGGGATAGATGTAGAGACAAAACACATCTATAATCTTATAGAAATTGGGAAAAATGGAACTAAAACAACACTTACTGTTAATTCTTTTAAAACAAATGAGCCTATCTCGAAAACCTTGTTTATTTTTGACGAAAGTAAGTATAAAGATTACTTCATAAATAAACTAGACTAA